One Streptomyces sp. NBC_00554 DNA segment encodes these proteins:
- a CDS encoding molybdopterin-dependent oxidoreductase, whose product MTGRPAPVKPPKQWYGELAGVAATALALGVGELVAAATGGPSAPLVAVGGVAVDAAPTPVKEFAVTLFYTYDKLALQAGIVLVLAVFAAFIGALAMRRLVYGLAGVAVFGMIGVLASATRASATWAYPLPTVIGALAAAGLLVLLRRTLPRRAAVSAPDLGDTGPDTNVVAQEAPTPVEGARSPSSDAGMSVMDGAGQPPGRRRFLALAVGAIGAAAVAVPGGRRLWAQRVAAARAAVVLPSPSSPAPPLPAEVSAGVPGAESFVTRNADFYRIDTALTVPQMEPKDWRLRVHGRVKRPLTLTYEQLLARPMVERYITLACVSNEVGGELVGNARWLGVPIKDLLDEVEPDGGADQVVSRSVDGYTAGTPTAALRDGRDALLAVGMNGEPLPVEHGFPVRMVVPGLYGYVSATKWLTELELSRFSDFSAYWVRRDYAALAPVKTQSRIDTPAAGKRLEQGLVMVAGVAWAQHRGVSAVEVRVDDGPWQQAQLAAVPSVDTWRQWSWPWQATPGKHRLQVRATDNTGQVQTGRVHKPLPDGATGRHTIELTVT is encoded by the coding sequence ATGACAGGACGACCGGCACCGGTGAAACCGCCCAAGCAGTGGTACGGCGAGCTTGCCGGCGTCGCGGCCACCGCGCTCGCCCTGGGCGTCGGTGAGCTGGTGGCAGCCGCGACGGGCGGGCCCTCAGCACCCCTCGTGGCAGTGGGCGGTGTCGCCGTGGACGCCGCGCCGACTCCGGTCAAGGAGTTCGCGGTCACGCTGTTCTACACGTACGACAAGCTGGCGCTGCAGGCGGGAATCGTGCTGGTGTTGGCGGTCTTCGCCGCGTTCATCGGTGCACTGGCCATGCGTCGGCTCGTATACGGGCTGGCCGGCGTCGCGGTGTTCGGGATGATCGGCGTACTCGCGTCAGCCACCCGGGCCAGCGCCACGTGGGCGTACCCGCTGCCGACGGTGATTGGTGCACTGGCCGCCGCAGGCCTTCTGGTGCTGCTGCGTCGCACCCTGCCGCGCCGCGCTGCGGTATCGGCACCAGACCTGGGGGACACCGGCCCGGACACGAACGTGGTGGCGCAGGAAGCCCCCACCCCTGTGGAGGGCGCCCGTTCGCCGTCGTCGGATGCCGGCATGTCGGTGATGGACGGGGCGGGACAGCCACCGGGCCGGCGACGGTTTCTCGCGCTGGCGGTCGGGGCTATCGGTGCGGCCGCGGTGGCCGTACCGGGCGGACGCCGGCTCTGGGCACAGCGCGTGGCCGCGGCCCGGGCCGCGGTGGTACTTCCGTCCCCGTCGAGCCCGGCACCGCCATTGCCCGCCGAGGTCTCCGCCGGCGTGCCCGGAGCGGAGTCGTTCGTGACCAGGAACGCGGACTTCTACCGGATCGACACCGCTTTGACGGTGCCACAGATGGAACCGAAGGACTGGCGGCTGAGGGTTCATGGCCGGGTGAAACGGCCGCTGACGCTGACGTACGAGCAGTTGCTGGCACGGCCGATGGTGGAGCGGTACATCACGCTGGCGTGTGTATCCAATGAGGTCGGTGGTGAGTTGGTCGGTAACGCGCGATGGTTGGGGGTACCGATCAAGGATCTGCTGGATGAAGTCGAGCCGGACGGCGGGGCGGATCAGGTGGTGAGCCGTTCCGTGGACGGCTACACGGCCGGAACGCCGACGGCAGCGTTGCGTGACGGGCGGGACGCGTTGCTGGCGGTCGGAATGAACGGGGAGCCACTGCCGGTCGAGCACGGGTTCCCGGTCCGGATGGTGGTGCCCGGACTGTACGGATACGTATCCGCGACGAAGTGGTTGACGGAGCTGGAGCTGAGTCGTTTCTCGGACTTCAGCGCCTATTGGGTACGGCGGGATTACGCGGCGCTGGCTCCGGTGAAGACACAGTCGCGGATTGACACACCGGCCGCGGGCAAGCGTCTGGAGCAAGGTCTGGTGATGGTGGCCGGGGTGGCGTGGGCGCAGCATCGTGGGGTGTCCGCGGTGGAGGTCCGCGTGGATGACGGGCCATGGCAGCAGGCACAGCTCGCGGCGGTGCCGTCGGTGGACACATGGCGGCAATGGAGCTGGCCGTGGCAGGCGACGCCCGGCAAGCATCGCCTGCAAGTACGCGCCACTGACAACACCGGCCAGGTACAGACAGGACGGGTGCACAAGCCGTTGCCTGACGGGGCAACAGGCCGGCACACGATTGAGCTCACGGTTACCTGA